The following DNA comes from Amycolatopsis albispora.
TTCTCGTTCTTCCGCGGTGCGGCCGGGCTGATGGCCGCCGACCTCGCCGAGGCGCCCAGGAGCGGGCTGATCGCGCAGATCTGCGGTGACGCGCACGCGGCGAACTTCGGCCTGTACGGCACACCGGACGGCGAGATCGTGATGGACATCAACGATTTCGACGAGACCGTGCCAGGGCCGTGGGAGTGGGACGTCAAACGGCTGGCGACCAGCCTGGTGCTGGCGGGCCGGGAAGGCGGGGTTTCCGCGTCGAAGTGCCTCGAAGCCGCCGAGGACGTGGTGAAGTCCTACCGGCGGACCGTGCGCAACCTGGCGGAGATGCCGTTCATGCAGTCGTGGAACGCGCTGCCCAACGCGGCCGCGCTGAGCCGCGTCAAGGCCGACGAGCTGATCGACGACTTCGCCGAGGCCGCGGCGAAGGCCCGCAAGAACACCAGCGCCAAGGTGGTGGCGAAGTGGACGCGGGAGAACCGGTTCATCGAGGAGCCACCGGTGCTGACCAGGGTGGACGAAGCCACCGCCGAGGCGGTCACCACCGGCCTGGTGTCCTATGTGGACACGCTGCGCGAGTCGCGGCGGAACCTGATCACCCGGTTCGGGGTGTCCGATGTGGCCTTCCGGGTGGTCGGCACCGGCAGCGTCGGGCTGCGCAGCTACGTGGCACTGCTGCGCGGCAACACCGGGGAATCACTGGTGCTGCAGGTGAAGGAGGCTCGTCCGTCCTCTCTGGAGCCCCACCTGGACTGCCCGCCGGCCGAGCACGAGGGGCAGCGCATCGTGCACGGCGCCCGGCTGGTGCAGGCCGAGACCGACATCCTGCTCGGCTGGACCACCATCGAAGGCAGGCCCTACATCGTGCGGCAGTTCCGCAACATGAAGGGCGACATCGACCCGACCGCGCTCAAGGGCAACCACCTCGACGACTACGGGCGGCTGGCCGGGGCGTTGCTGGCCAGGGCGCACGTGCGCTCCATCGACCCGCGCCTGCTCGCCGGGTACTTCGACGAGGACGAGGAGATGGACGAGGCGATCGGCCGGTATGCGGTGCGCTACGCCGACCAGACCGAGGCCGACCACGCGGAACTGGCGGCCGCGGTGCGCAGCGGGCGCGTCGAAGCCGAACTCGAAGAAGACGACTGACCCGGTGTTTCCCAGCGGCGCCAGCCGCTGGAGGCGGGCCGCCAACCCGCTCCGCGACTCGCACCGGCACCCAAACCAGTCCGCACTTGCCCAGTGGCTGCTAGGGTTCAGGTGACCTAGGCCACCCCGACCAGGATGTGCATGGCTGAGACAACGCCCAAGTACCACCAGATCGCGCACGGCATCCGCAGCCGGATCGTCTCCGGTGAGCTACCGCCGGGTGCGAGCGTGCCCTCCGAGCGGCAGCTCGCCGAGGAGCACCGTGTCGCGCGCCCGACCGCGGCCAAGGCGTTGCGCTTGCTGCAGCACCAGGGATACGTGGAGAGCAGGCACGGCTCGGGCACGATCGTGCGCGAAGACCTGCCCGGCGCGCGCGGGCACCGCTTCGCCCCCTCGCGCACGCTCGACGTGAGTTTTCCCGCCGAAACCGGGCTGGTGGTGCTGGTCGCCGAAGAAGCCGTGGTGCCGCCGCACGTGGCGGACGCCTTCGGCACACCGGCCGGGCATCGCGGGGTCCGGCGGCAGGTCCTGCTGAGCGAC
Coding sequences within:
- a CDS encoding DUF2252 domain-containing protein; translation: MVSGRREAAELRVIQDPDEVRAQGKALREATPPAAHDHEAAGPRRPGVLEFIGTSNAGRLPSLVPLRMGRMVSSPFSFFRGAAGLMAADLAEAPRSGLIAQICGDAHAANFGLYGTPDGEIVMDINDFDETVPGPWEWDVKRLATSLVLAGREGGVSASKCLEAAEDVVKSYRRTVRNLAEMPFMQSWNALPNAAALSRVKADELIDDFAEAAAKARKNTSAKVVAKWTRENRFIEEPPVLTRVDEATAEAVTTGLVSYVDTLRESRRNLITRFGVSDVAFRVVGTGSVGLRSYVALLRGNTGESLVLQVKEARPSSLEPHLDCPPAEHEGQRIVHGARLVQAETDILLGWTTIEGRPYIVRQFRNMKGDIDPTALKGNHLDDYGRLAGALLARAHVRSIDPRLLAGYFDEDEEMDEAIGRYAVRYADQTEADHAELAAAVRSGRVEAELEEDD
- a CDS encoding GntR family transcriptional regulator; this translates as MAETTPKYHQIAHGIRSRIVSGELPPGASVPSERQLAEEHRVARPTAAKALRLLQHQGYVESRHGSGTIVREDLPGARGHRFAPSRTLDVSFPAETGLVVLVAEEAVVPPHVADAFGTPAGHRGVRRQVLLSDTHGIPAELRTSWFGGEVAARAPDLLDTGLSPAAVDEYVTERAGPRPSFGRDLVRARMATADERERLQLPGTSAVLEEHFVVFDAEGSAFRFDESVFPAEVWKPLHPYPLP